The following proteins come from a genomic window of Flavobacterium eburneipallidum:
- a CDS encoding endo-1,4-beta-xylanase, whose protein sequence is MNIAKPFLLMATILLVSSCNSVQKHTDATVSLKNAYKDNFYIGAALDTNQIKETDTMVASLIAKEFNSITPENCMKSMFLHPEKDKFDFKMADKFIALGEKHNMFIHGHTLIWHSQLAPWFTQIKDSVTMSAALNNHITTIVKNYKGRIDSWDVVNEALNEDGTLRKTVFLDTYGKDYLTLAFKLAAKADPKVDLYYNDYNLCNAKKRKGAVALVKNLQKNGAKIDGVGEQGHWNLITPSLDEIEQTILDFSALGVKVSFTELDISVLPNPWDVVGADVNQKSEASEKMNPYPKSLPDSIQTQLAERYEAIFKLFLKHQDKIDRITLWGVNDGQSWLNDWPIKGRSNYPLLFDREFKAKKAYNNIMNLKEIKR, encoded by the coding sequence ATGAACATAGCAAAACCATTCTTATTGATGGCAACCATTCTTCTAGTGAGTAGTTGCAATTCTGTACAAAAACACACCGATGCGACAGTCTCACTAAAAAATGCTTATAAAGATAATTTTTATATAGGAGCTGCATTGGACACCAATCAAATAAAGGAAACTGACACGATGGTGGCTAGTTTGATTGCAAAAGAATTCAACAGTATCACTCCCGAAAATTGTATGAAATCAATGTTTTTGCATCCAGAAAAAGATAAATTTGATTTCAAAATGGCAGATAAGTTTATTGCTTTGGGAGAAAAACACAATATGTTTATCCACGGTCATACTCTAATTTGGCATAGTCAATTGGCACCTTGGTTCACTCAAATAAAAGATAGCGTGACGATGTCGGCCGCATTAAACAATCACATTACTACTATTGTTAAGAATTACAAAGGAAGAATTGACTCTTGGGATGTTGTAAATGAAGCTTTAAATGAAGATGGAACTTTGAGAAAAACAGTGTTTCTAGATACTTATGGGAAAGATTATTTGACATTGGCTTTTAAATTAGCGGCAAAAGCAGACCCAAAAGTCGATTTATACTATAACGACTACAACTTATGTAATGCAAAAAAACGTAAAGGAGCTGTTGCCTTAGTAAAAAATCTACAAAAAAATGGAGCAAAAATAGATGGTGTTGGAGAACAAGGACATTGGAACTTAATCACTCCTTCACTAGATGAAATTGAGCAAACCATACTTGATTTTTCTGCGCTTGGCGTTAAAGTTTCTTTTACAGAATTGGACATTAGTGTTTTACCGAATCCTTGGGACGTAGTTGGAGCCGATGTAAATCAAAAATCGGAAGCCAGCGAAAAAATGAATCCATATCCTAAAAGTTTGCCAGATTCAATCCAAACTCAATTGGCAGAGCGCTATGAAGCCATTTTCAAATTATTCCTCAAACATCAAGACAAAATTGATAGAATTACGCTTTGGGGTGTTAATGACGGTCAATCCTGGCTTAATGATTGGCCAATCAAAGGGAGATCCAATTATCCTTTGCTTTTTGACCGTGAATTCAAAGCTAAAAAAGCATACAATAACATTATGAATCTAAAAGAAATCAAGAGATAA
- a CDS encoding alpha-glucuronidase family glycosyl hydrolase has product MVSINLSAQADYKLWLQYAKVQNTKWTTEYQSKIKGIFALGNSETIQAATKELQLGLSGLLDTKITVQQNIEDENILILGSKSSLNEETLKNLKNELNQINDEGYIIKTISIKNRKKMIIAGKTDIGVLYGVYNFLRLLQTNKSIENLKIVDAPKINIRILNHWDNLNGTVERGYAGSSLWNWQKLPDFIDQRYIDYARANASIGINGTVLNNVNANALILTPQYLEKVEALAKVFRPYGIKVYLTARFSAPIEIGKLKTADPYDANVKNWWKEKAKEIYKRIPDFGGFLVKANSEGQPGPQNYNRNHVDGANMLADAVAPFGGIVMWRAFVYSEHDVNDRAKQAYSEFVPYDGQFRNNVIVQVKNGAIDFQPREPFHPIFGAMPKTPLMMEFQITQEYLGFSTHLVYLPKLYQEVLESDTFSKGKGSTVAKVIDGSLNNHKITGIAGVANIGSDINWTGHPFAQANWYGFGRLAWDPYLDSETIAEDWLRMTFSNDENFVNPVKEMMLQSREAVVNYMTPLGLHHIMDTGHHYGPGPWVSNLSRPEWNPIYYHKADKNGIGFDRSKTGSNATAQYAPEIAKLFDDVKTCPEKDLLWFHHLPWDYKLKNGQPLWNGIALKYQEGVDEVASMQTTWNRMGNYVDETRFKEVQMLLNIQHKEAKWWRDACLLYFQQFSGKELPKGVEKPTQTLEYFESLKFPFAPGNN; this is encoded by the coding sequence ATGGTATCTATCAATTTATCTGCACAAGCAGATTATAAATTATGGCTCCAATATGCAAAAGTCCAAAATACTAAATGGACAACTGAATATCAATCAAAAATTAAAGGAATTTTTGCCTTGGGAAATTCCGAAACCATTCAAGCTGCTACAAAGGAATTACAATTAGGACTTTCAGGTTTATTAGACACAAAAATTACAGTTCAACAAAACATTGAAGACGAAAATATTTTGATTTTGGGTTCAAAATCTTCTCTAAATGAAGAAACACTAAAAAACCTAAAAAATGAATTGAATCAAATTAATGACGAGGGCTACATCATTAAAACCATTTCAATAAAAAACAGAAAAAAGATGATTATCGCTGGTAAAACCGATATCGGAGTTTTGTATGGAGTATATAATTTCTTAAGATTGCTTCAAACGAACAAATCCATCGAAAATTTAAAAATTGTTGACGCACCAAAAATAAACATCCGAATTTTAAATCATTGGGACAATCTAAACGGAACAGTAGAACGTGGCTATGCAGGTTCTTCGCTTTGGAATTGGCAAAAATTACCCGATTTTATCGACCAACGCTATATAGATTATGCACGTGCCAATGCTTCGATAGGCATTAACGGAACGGTTTTAAACAATGTAAATGCCAATGCCTTAATATTAACTCCTCAATATTTAGAAAAAGTAGAAGCTTTGGCAAAAGTATTCCGACCTTATGGAATCAAAGTCTATTTGACAGCAAGATTTTCTGCTCCAATAGAAATAGGGAAACTTAAAACTGCAGACCCTTATGATGCTAATGTCAAAAATTGGTGGAAAGAAAAAGCAAAGGAAATTTACAAAAGGATTCCAGATTTTGGTGGATTTTTGGTAAAAGCCAATTCCGAAGGACAACCTGGCCCACAAAATTACAACAGAAACCACGTTGACGGAGCCAACATGCTTGCTGATGCCGTTGCTCCTTTTGGTGGCATCGTGATGTGGAGAGCCTTTGTATATTCGGAACACGATGTAAATGATCGAGCCAAGCAAGCTTATAGCGAATTTGTTCCTTATGACGGACAATTCAGGAATAACGTGATTGTTCAGGTCAAAAATGGTGCAATAGATTTTCAACCGAGAGAACCTTTCCATCCAATATTTGGCGCAATGCCAAAAACACCTTTGATGATGGAATTCCAAATTACGCAAGAATATTTGGGTTTCAGCACACACTTGGTTTATCTACCGAAATTATATCAAGAAGTCTTGGAATCAGATACCTTTAGTAAAGGAAAAGGTTCGACAGTTGCCAAAGTAATCGATGGTTCGTTGAACAATCATAAAATTACTGGAATAGCTGGAGTAGCAAATATTGGTAGCGACATCAACTGGACGGGACATCCTTTTGCACAAGCGAATTGGTATGGCTTTGGGCGATTGGCCTGGGATCCTTATTTAGATTCAGAAACTATAGCCGAAGATTGGTTGCGCATGACTTTTTCTAACGATGAAAACTTTGTCAATCCTGTCAAAGAAATGATGCTACAATCTAGAGAAGCCGTTGTCAATTACATGACGCCACTTGGTTTACATCATATAATGGACACTGGTCATCATTATGGCCCTGGTCCGTGGGTGAGCAATCTATCAAGACCTGAATGGAACCCTATATATTATCATAAAGCCGATAAAAACGGCATTGGATTTGACCGATCTAAAACAGGAAGCAATGCCACAGCACAATATGCTCCAGAAATTGCTAAACTATTTGACGATGTCAAAACTTGTCCAGAGAAAGACTTATTATGGTTTCATCATTTGCCTTGGGATTATAAACTAAAAAATGGTCAGCCCCTTTGGAATGGAATAGCTCTCAAATACCAAGAAGGTGTTGATGAAGTAGCTTCAATGCAAACGACTTGGAATAGAATGGGTAATTATGTGGACGAAACCAGATTCAAGGAAGTTCAAATGCTTTTGAACATTCAACACAAAGAAGCTAAATGGTGGCGGGATGCTTGTTTGCTTTATTTTCAACAATTTTCTGGAAAAGAATTGCCAAAAGGAGTTGAAAAACCAACACAAACATTAGAATATTTTGAATCCCTAAAATTTCCGTTTGCACCTGGAAATAATTAA
- a CDS encoding glycoside hydrolase family 43 protein has protein sequence MPEDNIKQIDFEIISKTAISQPLVSHIYTADPSAHVFDGKIYIYPSHDIDAGIPFNDNGDHFGMEDYHVLSMTDVNSETIDNGVALHVKDVAWAERQMWAPDAAHKNGKYYLYFPAKRANGIFQIGVAISDSPVGPFIPEPEAIEGSYSIDPAVFEDEDGKYYMYFGGIWGGQLQKYRNNQYTEENEEPLANEPALGPIVALLSDEMKQFAEEPKEIKILDENGKVLLAGDNNRRFFEASWVHKYKGKYYFSYSTGDTHFICYATGDTPYGPFTFQGKILNPVIGWTSHHSICKVDEKWYLFYHDSSLSKGVTHLRSIKVTEITYNEDGSIVTINPYSII, from the coding sequence ATGCCTGAAGATAATATTAAACAAATTGATTTTGAAATAATTAGCAAAACAGCCATTTCGCAACCGCTGGTTTCACATATATACACTGCCGATCCATCTGCTCACGTATTCGATGGCAAAATTTACATTTATCCTTCGCATGATATTGATGCCGGAATTCCTTTTAACGACAATGGAGATCATTTTGGAATGGAAGATTATCATGTCCTTTCGATGACTGATGTCAATTCTGAAACCATTGACAATGGTGTGGCGTTACATGTAAAAGATGTGGCCTGGGCTGAACGTCAAATGTGGGCTCCAGATGCTGCACATAAAAACGGAAAATACTATTTATATTTCCCTGCCAAACGTGCCAATGGAATTTTTCAAATTGGGGTAGCCATAAGTGATTCTCCTGTTGGACCCTTTATTCCCGAACCTGAAGCCATCGAAGGAAGTTACTCCATTGATCCAGCCGTATTTGAAGATGAAGACGGTAAATACTATATGTATTTTGGAGGTATTTGGGGTGGTCAACTTCAAAAATATCGTAACAACCAATATACAGAAGAAAACGAAGAACCTTTAGCAAACGAACCCGCATTAGGACCTATTGTTGCTTTGCTTTCTGACGAAATGAAGCAATTTGCCGAAGAACCAAAAGAAATCAAAATTCTGGATGAAAATGGAAAAGTTTTGTTGGCTGGAGACAACAATCGAAGATTTTTCGAAGCTTCATGGGTGCATAAATACAAAGGAAAATACTACTTCTCTTATTCTACAGGTGACACCCATTTTATTTGTTATGCAACAGGAGACACTCCTTATGGCCCATTTACTTTTCAAGGAAAAATATTGAATCCTGTTATTGGCTGGACTTCGCATCATTCTATTTGTAAAGTGGATGAAAAATGGTATTTATTTTATCACGATTCGAGTCTTTCAAAGGGGGTCACGCATTTAAGATCAATAAAAGTAACTGAAATTACTTACAATGAAGATGGATCGATAGTGACCATAAACCCATACAGCATAATTTAA
- a CDS encoding MFS transporter has protein sequence MNFTSQKLSVKEKIGYSLGDLAANLVFQTLMTYLAYFYTDIYGLSPTHSSIIMLVVGLIAAFVFNPIIGAIADRTNSRWGKFRPWILWTAVPLGVIALLAFTTPNFSYQGKVIYAVVTYSLLLLFYASNNLPYSALSGVITGDMSERNSLSSYRFVAVMFAQFFVQVFMLGIIKSAGNGDKSIGIEKVMTILAIVGTIMLLITFFTTKERIIPKPEQKSSVKEDLGDLVKNKPWLIMLTLTLLVFITLAMKGGSYVYYFENYVNKEQLAIFIQPILNFLLNIGINPFGNDPISAGFGLFNAGGIIFMIVGITLSKNLADKYGKRNVFGFFLFISTLFIIAFYLFSPKSIALMFFSQILHGFFYGITIPLLWAMIADVADYSEWKNNRRATAIIFSAMMVGLKAGLSIGGSLTTSILGHFDYVPNSLAQPESAINGIKLLISIFPAIPFLIGVGLLFFYEINKEMEVQIESDLKNRRT, from the coding sequence ATGAATTTTACTTCCCAAAAACTATCCGTAAAAGAAAAAATTGGATACAGTTTAGGTGACCTTGCTGCTAACTTGGTTTTCCAGACATTAATGACCTATCTTGCTTATTTCTATACGGACATATACGGATTATCACCTACACACTCCTCCATAATAATGTTAGTGGTAGGACTAATTGCAGCATTTGTTTTCAACCCAATTATCGGAGCCATTGCCGATCGAACCAATTCAAGATGGGGAAAATTTCGACCTTGGATTTTATGGACAGCCGTACCGCTTGGCGTCATTGCACTTTTAGCTTTTACCACTCCTAATTTTTCTTATCAAGGTAAAGTAATTTATGCTGTCGTTACCTATTCACTTTTGCTATTATTTTATGCTAGTAATAACTTGCCTTATTCCGCATTGAGTGGTGTCATCACAGGTGACATGTCCGAAAGAAATAGTCTTTCGTCCTATCGATTTGTGGCAGTGATGTTCGCTCAATTCTTTGTTCAAGTTTTTATGCTCGGCATCATCAAAAGTGCTGGAAATGGCGACAAATCCATTGGAATTGAAAAAGTAATGACTATTCTGGCGATCGTCGGAACCATTATGTTGCTTATTACTTTTTTTACAACCAAAGAACGTATTATTCCTAAACCAGAACAAAAATCAAGTGTAAAAGAGGATTTAGGTGATTTGGTAAAAAACAAACCTTGGCTAATAATGCTTACTCTTACTTTATTGGTATTTATTACACTGGCTATGAAAGGTGGTTCTTATGTGTATTATTTCGAAAACTATGTTAACAAGGAACAATTAGCCATTTTCATCCAACCTATCTTAAATTTTCTTTTAAATATTGGAATTAATCCTTTTGGTAATGATCCCATTTCTGCTGGATTTGGATTATTTAATGCTGGTGGAATTATTTTTATGATTGTTGGAATTACGTTGTCTAAAAATTTAGCCGATAAATATGGAAAAAGAAACGTCTTTGGTTTTTTCCTATTCATCTCCACATTATTTATCATCGCCTTTTATCTATTCTCACCAAAATCGATTGCTTTAATGTTTTTTTCACAGATTCTTCACGGATTCTTTTACGGCATCACAATTCCACTTCTTTGGGCTATGATTGCCGATGTAGCCGACTACTCGGAATGGAAAAATAACCGTCGGGCTACCGCCATTATTTTCTCTGCTATGATGGTTGGATTAAAAGCAGGTTTGAGTATTGGAGGCTCCTTGACAACATCAATTTTGGGTCATTTTGATTATGTTCCCAATTCATTGGCTCAACCAGAAAGTGCTATTAACGGAATAAAATTATTGATAAGTATCTTCCCAGCAATACCCTTTCTAATTGGAGTTGGCCTTTTGTTTTTCTATGAAATCAATAAAGAAATGGAAGTCCAAATAGAATCTGATTTAAAAAACAGAAGAACCTAA
- a CDS encoding DUF6119 family protein has product MDKMKFNLKIFLVDKNFYLLKGKSNNEIINFIKDNHKKGLHAQETDLEIVKPTLNHFTENDFEFYTYCYNQPKTQNYWKLFLPDELADNQNFEIVEFSFVLFVIYKSNIYCTVGGSGFNVINTFIDSNFGIDLYQHFAKPEEDIILKVGTRGVASNISQKDNTYTYDQRISESLEYSEIPKKIKILVRKELKKGIFKKYNLDDEKAIMEIGSYFSLRKKITFEELKELIIDINNIKSDKLNYTQLTLFSKIVDDKLISELDNGLKEKITDDIILHNSPQELHKIKEGIIEVINPKRLEKFYECDKFKVRFKKTRSKSDRTVKDKEDLYFECTEHIFKSLEDFTNRKEIKIKLFDLDVIGLIGDKESTFGNFYSHIVCERTYLGKKYFRVDSNWYYLDNKFLERINKDAINTYKQNELSEKPLNKWENDWDEDTYNLSHKKSNYFILDKLIEDNIELCDILIIEDNTLYFVHVKNGFTTQMRNLYIQVILSAKRLNNDLFNNTGSSYFIKTLEKYNKKYKTSINTKDLYQRIIDNDLKIEFVMAYNNYSYKGNLPADKIELSDSNIAKYSLVQTVREMRSFRSFGIKVIDISKI; this is encoded by the coding sequence ATGGATAAAATGAAATTCAATCTAAAAATTTTTCTTGTTGACAAGAATTTCTATTTATTAAAAGGGAAAAGTAATAACGAAATAATAAATTTTATAAAAGACAACCACAAAAAAGGCTTGCACGCACAAGAAACAGATTTAGAAATTGTTAAGCCTACTTTAAATCATTTTACAGAAAATGATTTTGAATTTTATACTTACTGCTATAATCAACCAAAGACCCAAAATTATTGGAAATTATTTCTTCCAGATGAGTTAGCTGATAATCAAAATTTCGAAATAGTCGAATTTTCTTTTGTTCTATTTGTAATTTATAAATCAAACATATATTGTACAGTTGGAGGAAGTGGTTTTAATGTTATCAACACTTTCATAGACAGTAATTTTGGTATAGATCTTTATCAACATTTCGCTAAACCTGAAGAAGATATAATTTTAAAAGTAGGCACAAGAGGTGTTGCAAGTAATATCTCTCAAAAAGACAATACTTATACTTATGACCAAAGAATTAGTGAATCTTTAGAATATTCAGAAATTCCAAAAAAAATTAAAATATTGGTTCGTAAAGAATTAAAAAAAGGAATCTTCAAAAAATACAATTTAGATGATGAAAAAGCAATAATGGAAATTGGTTCTTATTTTTCGCTCAGAAAAAAAATAACTTTTGAGGAACTTAAAGAACTAATCATTGACATTAATAATATCAAGTCAGATAAATTAAATTACACACAATTAACTTTATTCTCAAAAATAGTTGACGATAAATTAATTTCAGAATTAGATAATGGCTTAAAAGAAAAAATTACTGATGATATTATATTGCATAATTCACCTCAAGAATTACATAAAATTAAAGAAGGGATTATAGAAGTAATAAATCCGAAAAGACTTGAGAAATTTTATGAATGTGATAAGTTTAAAGTTAGATTCAAAAAAACTAGGAGTAAGAGCGATAGAACAGTAAAAGACAAAGAAGATTTATATTTTGAATGTACAGAACACATATTTAAAAGTCTCGAAGATTTTACCAACAGAAAAGAAATTAAAATCAAGTTATTTGATTTAGACGTAATTGGTTTAATCGGCGACAAAGAATCAACTTTTGGCAATTTTTATTCACACATAGTTTGTGAACGAACTTATCTAGGGAAAAAATATTTTAGAGTAGATAGTAATTGGTATTATTTAGACAATAAATTTTTAGAGAGAATAAATAAAGATGCAATAAACACATATAAGCAAAATGAATTATCTGAAAAACCTCTTAATAAATGGGAAAATGATTGGGATGAGGACACATACAATTTAAGCCATAAAAAAAGTAATTATTTCATTCTTGATAAGCTTATAGAGGATAATATTGAGTTATGTGATATTTTAATTATTGAAGATAACACCTTATACTTTGTTCACGTAAAAAATGGATTTACAACACAAATGAGAAATCTTTATATTCAAGTGATTTTATCAGCTAAAAGGCTAAATAATGATTTATTCAATAACACAGGAAGCAGTTACTTCATTAAAACACTTGAAAAATATAATAAAAAATATAAGACCTCGATTAATACTAAAGATTTATACCAAAGAATAATTGATAATGATTTAAAAATTGAATTTGTTATGGCATATAATAATTACTCTTATAAAGGTAACTTACCAGCCGATAAAATTGAATTAAGTGATTCTAATATTGCAAAGTATTCTTTAGTTCAAACTGTTCGTGAAATGAGAAGTTTCAGAAGTTTTGGAATTAAAGTCATCGACATCTCAAAAATATAA
- a CDS encoding T9SS type A sorting domain-containing protein encodes MKKKLQLNLAMLVVLMFSLQVNAQNAKVQIDKSQTYQKVTGFGGFVCSPQFGYNHMTPDEIRKMWGTNSEAGYNIMRLFISGESNWPSALATAQLAKNELGLTIFASPWSMPAEWKTNNNDAAVYTDANGVEQIGHLKVEYYQDYALYLNRFVTYLRDNGVELDYISIQNEPDEKSTYSGCIWTPQELATFVKNYGHIINCKVIAPESVGYSDSYANAFLDTNVMQNFEVYGVHQYGGIQSKYKEFQNYNKEIWMTEYLINWNSNSAIAPRDFNWGIDAFSFANSVNDAMLGNVNAWIHYATKRYYALMGDGTNGIPAGVITKRGHILSHYAKHTTGTTRIKATWNDVSSQLKGSSYINDAGDKVILTIINPSQSTYNLTVDLPFYATTARKILTNQSIDMGETPLTFSSETFRPIVTVDASSFTTIIFNKSRERVVSQMTGKNVYYNKIESQTTTNLAFGTTYQMSNKTVTFSNGSPLISTNTTISNGYLKLDDRYNKFIMHVNSFTTANQGNTDNTTLYYINNNGEVKSKNYGKITFPTSGEFDMTFDISKAVLTDGCTGIVGLRNSNYSSVLTLNLGDVYFTIGNEKAVEFGGTYSDDDSALMDALESNNYTSLDFRNTSGITSSQNWYAKSTNKNSLFYVSSNNSTTNVVAGAVCNSLNISDLGGDFNVPFSFSATAASFSKTILGYDVLVLPFEASIPQGITAYTMQSTSTKIVCTKIETTIPANTPVLINGSGTFLFTGTGIVSTPKALTVNQINPVYISIKAPAGSYTLKTLNGITGFYPVLAGSEPIVSPFKVYLSDKSGYTANVLPLEFTTLSTVENDLKESDFKLYPNPAKEEIFVDVAVSNFNYKIYNAEGRLMNSGTLKSGKNEIKIESLPVGIYYLNATDGKQKVNRKFIKQ; translated from the coding sequence ATGAAGAAAAAATTACAATTGAACCTAGCCATGCTAGTTGTATTAATGTTTTCGCTGCAAGTAAATGCACAAAACGCCAAAGTGCAAATTGACAAAAGTCAAACCTATCAGAAAGTTACCGGTTTCGGAGGTTTTGTATGTAGTCCACAGTTTGGATATAATCACATGACGCCTGATGAAATTAGAAAAATGTGGGGAACCAATAGCGAAGCTGGCTACAATATTATGCGTTTGTTTATATCAGGAGAAAGTAACTGGCCTTCCGCACTTGCAACAGCACAATTAGCCAAGAACGAATTAGGATTGACCATTTTTGCCAGTCCATGGTCAATGCCAGCAGAATGGAAAACTAATAATAATGACGCTGCTGTTTATACAGATGCAAATGGAGTTGAACAAATTGGACATCTAAAAGTAGAATACTATCAAGATTATGCACTGTATCTGAATCGCTTTGTAACTTATCTTCGTGATAATGGAGTGGAATTGGATTATATCTCTATTCAAAATGAGCCTGATGAAAAATCAACCTATTCGGGTTGTATCTGGACACCTCAGGAATTGGCTACTTTTGTAAAAAATTATGGACATATCATTAATTGTAAAGTTATTGCTCCAGAAAGCGTTGGCTATTCGGATAGTTATGCCAATGCTTTTTTAGACACAAATGTGATGCAAAACTTTGAAGTCTATGGAGTTCATCAATATGGAGGCATTCAATCTAAATACAAAGAATTTCAGAATTACAATAAAGAAATCTGGATGACAGAATATCTTATTAATTGGAATTCTAATTCAGCAATAGCTCCACGTGATTTTAATTGGGGTATCGATGCTTTTAGTTTTGCAAACAGTGTGAATGATGCGATGTTAGGAAACGTAAATGCTTGGATACACTATGCAACCAAACGCTATTATGCGCTAATGGGAGATGGAACAAACGGAATACCTGCTGGAGTAATTACTAAAAGAGGACATATTCTTTCGCATTATGCTAAACATACCACAGGGACTACTCGCATTAAAGCCACTTGGAATGATGTTAGTTCTCAACTTAAAGGGTCTTCTTATATCAATGATGCTGGAGACAAAGTTATCCTCACCATCATTAATCCATCGCAATCCACCTACAATCTAACGGTAGATTTACCTTTTTATGCAACAACCGCTAGAAAAATACTTACCAACCAAAGTATTGATATGGGAGAAACTCCTTTGACTTTTAGTTCAGAAACTTTTCGCCCTATAGTGACTGTAGATGCGTCTAGTTTTACTACTATAATATTCAATAAAAGCCGCGAGAGAGTTGTGTCGCAAATGACAGGAAAGAATGTGTATTATAACAAAATCGAAAGTCAGACGACTACCAATTTAGCATTTGGAACCACTTATCAAATGAGCAATAAGACCGTAACTTTCTCTAACGGATCACCTTTAATAAGCACTAATACAACTATTTCCAACGGATATTTGAAGCTGGATGATCGATATAATAAATTCATAATGCACGTTAATAGTTTTACAACAGCAAATCAAGGAAACACTGACAATACAACCCTATATTATATAAACAATAATGGTGAAGTGAAGTCTAAAAACTACGGAAAAATAACTTTTCCAACAAGTGGTGAATTTGATATGACGTTTGATATTTCTAAAGCGGTACTTACAGATGGTTGTACAGGAATTGTAGGGCTGCGTAATTCTAATTACAGTTCAGTACTTACCTTAAACTTGGGCGATGTATATTTTACTATTGGTAACGAAAAAGCGGTCGAATTTGGAGGAACATATTCAGATGATGACAGTGCCCTAATGGATGCACTCGAAAGCAACAACTATACCTCACTCGATTTTAGAAACACAAGTGGTATTACGTCATCGCAAAATTGGTATGCCAAGTCAACAAATAAAAATAGTCTTTTTTATGTAAGTTCAAACAATTCAACAACCAATGTCGTTGCAGGAGCTGTATGTAACAGTTTAAATATTAGTGATCTGGGAGGTGATTTTAACGTTCCTTTCAGTTTCTCGGCTACTGCAGCATCTTTCAGTAAAACCATTTTAGGATATGATGTTTTAGTGCTTCCTTTTGAAGCAAGTATTCCTCAAGGAATTACAGCATATACTATGCAATCTACTTCAACTAAGATAGTTTGTACTAAAATTGAAACTACCATTCCAGCAAATACACCTGTTCTAATAAATGGTTCTGGAACTTTCCTTTTCACTGGAACAGGAATTGTCTCTACTCCAAAAGCTTTGACCGTTAATCAAATCAATCCAGTGTATATAAGTATTAAAGCTCCAGCAGGAAGTTATACGCTAAAAACCCTAAATGGTATTACGGGGTTTTATCCTGTTTTAGCTGGAAGTGAGCCAATTGTGTCTCCTTTTAAAGTTTATCTTTCTGATAAAAGCGGCTATACTGCGAATGTACTTCCATTAGAATTTACAACTTTAAGTACGGTAGAAAATGATTTAAAAGAATCAGATTTTAAACTATATCCAAATCCTGCTAAAGAAGAAATTTTTGTAGATGTGGCTGTGTCAAATTTTAATTATAAAATTTATAATGCAGAAGGCCGCTTGATGAATTCTGGAACTTTGAAATCGGGTAAAAATGAGATTAAAATAGAGTCATTGCCTGTGGGAATTTATTATCTAAATGCTACTGACGGGAAACAAAAAGTAAATAGAAAATTTATTAAGCAATAA
- a CDS encoding helix-turn-helix domain-containing protein, producing the protein MVSNRCKMAVKEELKKLGLHFIVVDLGEVDIMENISMSQRLQLKANLLESGLELMDDKKSMLIEKIKNIIIQMVHYSDEVIKINFSDYLSEKMNHDYTYLSNLFSEVQGTTIEHFIISHKTERIKELIIYGEHNITEIAWKMGYSSVAHLSSQFKKVTGLSPSHFKQLKDKRRSPLEEIGNAKA; encoded by the coding sequence ATGGTCAGCAATCGTTGCAAAATGGCCGTAAAAGAAGAATTAAAAAAACTTGGTTTACACTTTATAGTTGTCGATTTAGGCGAAGTCGATATTATGGAGAATATTTCTATGTCGCAAAGACTGCAACTTAAAGCCAATTTGCTTGAGTCAGGACTCGAATTAATGGATGACAAAAAATCGATGTTGATCGAGAAAATTAAAAATATCATTATACAAATGGTGCATTATTCCGACGAAGTAATAAAAATTAATTTTTCGGATTATTTAAGCGAAAAAATGAATCACGATTATACTTATTTGTCTAATTTATTTTCAGAAGTACAAGGAACTACGATCGAGCATTTTATCATTTCTCATAAAACAGAACGCATCAAAGAATTAATTATTTATGGCGAACACAATATTACTGAAATTGCCTGGAAAATGGGCTATAGCAGTGTTGCGCATTTGTCAAGTCAGTTCAAGAAAGTAACGGGCCTTTCGCCTTCGCATTTCAAACAATTGAAAGACAAAAGAAGAAGTCCATTAGAAGAAATAGGTAATGCAAAAGCCTAA